A portion of the Gigantopelta aegis isolate Gae_Host chromosome 10, Gae_host_genome, whole genome shotgun sequence genome contains these proteins:
- the LOC121383877 gene encoding uncharacterized protein LOC121383877, whose translation MNPETSWTQVYTDGSATNAVENRGAGIYIMDPSGYREEAHFSTAKHCTNYAAEVVATIHAAHIISTREEKCSHVVFLTLGNNKLDRLSEALHPISSVNQVVLQWIPAHCGIPGNENADRLAKLSAAKEQEDNWVNYEEMKSHIKSLYRPPKQTVKNR comes from the coding sequence ATGAACCCAGAGACATCATGGACACAGGTATATACTGATGGATCTGCAACAAATGCAGTGGAAAACAGAGGGGCTGGAATATACATCATGGACCCTAGTGGCTACCGAGAGGAGGCACATTTTTCTACAGCGAAGCACTGCACAAACTATGCTGCAGAGGTTGTGGCTACCATTCATGCTGCCCACATCATCAGCACCAGAGAGGAGAAATGCTCACATGTTGTCTTCCTGACTCTTGGAAACAACAAGCTTGACCGACTTTCAGAAGCCCTACATCCTATCAGCAGTGTCAACCAAGTCGTGTTACAATGGATCCCTGCTCACTGTGGCATACCAGGAAATGAAAATGCAGACAGACTGGCAAAACTGAGTGCAGCTAAAGAACAGGAGGATAattgggtgaattacgaagagATGAAATCCCATATTAAATCTCTCTATAGACCTCCCAAACAAACCGTCAAGAACAGGTAA